A stretch of Prunus dulcis chromosome 6, ALMONDv2, whole genome shotgun sequence DNA encodes these proteins:
- the LOC117629927 gene encoding uncharacterized protein LOC117629927 isoform X2, with translation MDHLGSRENDLDFDLESGETESTSEEDGNEGSGSDGKCSRKTMARARSGYLYVDGSIAASDGLSAGNNVSSIGQNMDMLASSMGQMAEGRMEKRTVEKQKKIPKKHPKPPRPPTGPSLHAADIEFVKEISKRSRLRRARRERMNALKKMKSDKTSSSKINFLAMIVTTIFCFVIIFHGILGAHA, from the exons ATGGATCATCTAGGTTCTAGGGAAAATGATCTGGATTTTGACTTGGAAAGTGGTGAGACTGAAAGCACCAGTGAAGAAGATGGAAATGAAGGGTCGGGTTCAGATGGTAAATGTTCCAGGAAAACAATGGCTAGGGCAAGGAGTGGGTACTTGTATGTTGATGGATCAATAGCAGCTAGTGATGGGCTAAGTGCAGGCAATAATGTATCAAGTATTGGTCAGAATATGGATATGTTAGCTAGTAGTATGGGGCAAATGGCAGAAGGAAGAATGGAGAAGAGGACAGTcgagaaacagaaaaagatcCCTAAAAAGCATCCCAAGCCACCTCGGCCTCCTACAGGTCCATCATTACATGCCGCCGATATAGAGTTCGTCAAAGAAATTTCAAAGCGTTCAAGGTTGCGGCGTGCAAGGAGAGAAAGGATGAATGcattaaagaaaatgaaatctgATAAAACATCATCGTCGAAGATAAACTTCTTGGCAATGATCGTCACCACTATCTTCTGCTTTGTGATAATCTTCCACG GAATCTTGGGTGCTCATGCATGA
- the LOC117629927 gene encoding uncharacterized protein LOC117629927 isoform X1 has product MDHLGSRENDLDFDLESGETESTSEEDGNEGSGSDGKCSRKTMARARSGYLYVDGSIAASDGLSAGNNVSSIGQNMDMLASSMGQMAEGRMEKRTVEKQKKIPKKHPKPPRPPTGPSLHAADIEFVKEISKRSRLRRARRERMNALKKMKSDKTSSSKINFLAMIVTTIFCFVIIFHVWPPNAMGIDY; this is encoded by the exons ATGGATCATCTAGGTTCTAGGGAAAATGATCTGGATTTTGACTTGGAAAGTGGTGAGACTGAAAGCACCAGTGAAGAAGATGGAAATGAAGGGTCGGGTTCAGATGGTAAATGTTCCAGGAAAACAATGGCTAGGGCAAGGAGTGGGTACTTGTATGTTGATGGATCAATAGCAGCTAGTGATGGGCTAAGTGCAGGCAATAATGTATCAAGTATTGGTCAGAATATGGATATGTTAGCTAGTAGTATGGGGCAAATGGCAGAAGGAAGAATGGAGAAGAGGACAGTcgagaaacagaaaaagatcCCTAAAAAGCATCCCAAGCCACCTCGGCCTCCTACAGGTCCATCATTACATGCCGCCGATATAGAGTTCGTCAAAGAAATTTCAAAGCGTTCAAGGTTGCGGCGTGCAAGGAGAGAAAGGATGAATGcattaaagaaaatgaaatctgATAAAACATCATCGTCGAAGATAAACTTCTTGGCAATGATCGTCACCACTATCTTCTGCTTTGTGATAATCTTCCACG TTTGGCCGCCGAATGCCATGGGGATTGATTATTGA